Genomic segment of Myxococcus stipitatus:
CAATTCTGTAACTTCGCACGATGACACGTCGCAGCAGCCCCCTGCCCTTTCGAGGAAGGGCGAGGGTGCGGGCGGGGTGCTCGCGTTCGTCCTCTGAGTGCGGTAGGTCCGCGAGCCCGGCGCCGTGCGGGCGCCTCTGGAGAACGACTCGCGATGACGACGAAGACAGCGCTGGCCCGCCGAGGGGTCTTGCTCCTGCCGCTCGCGCTGTTGCTGGCGTCGGCACCGGGCACGTCCCAGGCCGCCGCGCCCGCTCCGGGCACGACGCGACTGACGTTCCTCCACCTGGCGGACGTGTATCAGGTGCAGCCCCAGGAGCACGGGGGCCGGGGGGGCCTCGCGCGGGTGTCCACGCTGCGCAAGCGCGTGCTGGCCGAGTCCCCCACCCCGCACGTCCTCACGCTGCTGGGGGGCGACACGCTGTCGCCCTCGGTGGAGTCGCTGCTGGAGCTGGACGGCAAGCCCCTCAGGGGCCGGCACATGGTGGATGCGTGGAACGCGCTGGGGCTGGACCTCGCGGTGCTGGGCAACCACGAGTTCGACTTCGGCGACGACGTGCTGCGCGAGCGCATCCGCCAGTCGCGCTTCCCCTGGCTGGGCGCCAACGTGACGGACGCCAAGACGGGCGCGCTGTTCGAGGGCGTGAAGGCCTTCGAGCTTCGCGAGCTGGGTGGCATCCCGGTGGGCCTCTTCGGCGTGGTGATTCCCGAGACGAAGACCACCACGAAGGCGGGGCCGGACACGCAGTTCGGCGACGTCTGCGCGGCCGCGAAGGACGCCGTGGCGAAGCTGCGCGCGGCGGGGGCCAAGGTGGTGCTGGGCCTCACGCACCTGTCGCTCGCGGAGGACAAGGCGCTGGCCCGGTGCGTGAAGGTCGACGCGCTGCTCGGCGGACATGACCACGTGGGCGCGGCGGACCGCTCCACGGGCACGCCCATCTTCAAGGTCCACTCGGACGCGCTGGAGCTGGGCCGGCTCACGGTGGACGTGGACACCGCGACGGGCACGGTGCGCAAGGTGTCCTGGTCGCTGATTCCCGTCACGAAGAAGGTCCCCGAGGACACGGCCTTCAACGAGGCGATGCAGCCCTATCATGCGCTGTTCGCGCGCCTCGCCGAGCCCGTGGGCCGCACGCCGGTGGCGCTGGACGCCCGCAGCACCCAGATGCGCACGCGCGAGACGAACCTGGGCTCGCTCGTGGCGGATGCCTTCCGCGAGGCCTCGGGCGCGGACGTGGCGCTGGTGAACGGGGGCGCGCTGCGCGCGGACTCGGTGCTGCGCGCCGGGGTGCTGACGCGCAGGGACCTGCACTCGGTGATGCCGTACACGGACGGGCTCGTGGTGATGGAGGTCCCCGGCTCCACGCTGCGCGCCGTCCTGGAGAATGGCGTGAGCCTGAGCCGCGAGGACTCGCGCCCCGGCCGCTTCCTCCAGGTGTCCGGCCTGCGCTTCAGGTACGACGCGCGCAAGCCCGCCGGACAGCGCGTGCTGGAGGTGGCGGTGCACGGCAAGTCGTTGGACCCCGCGGCCACGTACCGCATCGCCACGTTGAGCTTCCTCGCCAGCGGCAAGGATGGCTACGACATGCTCAAGGGCCTGCCCACCACGCCCGCTCTGAAGGACGGACGCACGCCGCTGGACGTGCTCGCGGACATGTTCCGCACGGGCCACCCCGCGCCGCGCGCGAAGCCGGAGGGCCGCATCACGCGCGTGGACGCCGCGGGACTCACGCCCGACGCGCGCCGCCCCGCGCCTCCGCTCAAGTAAGCATCCAGTTCCAGACACATCCCCGGCCTGGAGCCGGGGTGTTTTCTGCCCCGCGTCTGGTGATGAACGCGCGGGATTGCTCCACTCGCGCGCCGGCGGAGCTCCCCCTTCATCTCCGACGTCAGAACCCGAGCCCGGGAAGCTCTCCATCGCCCTCACGCGGGAGTTCCCATGATCGAGTTGGAGACATTCCAGTTGCCGCAGTCCGTGAGTGGACGCGAGGCCGATATCGCGCTGGGGCTCACCATGGTCCGGGCCTGGAGACGCGACGGCATCTTCCAGGTGCGCATGAGCCCCGCCCAGGTCGAGAAGAGCCAGCGCGCCTTCGAGCTCAGCCGTCGCTTCTTCCGCCAGCCCCTGGAGGTGAAGGCGCGCTGCGTGAGCGACTTGACGTACTCCGGTTACATCGCGTCGGGCCAGGAGCTCACCGCGTCCGAGGCGGACCTGTCCGAGGTCTTCACCGTCTGCAGGGACGTGCCCCTCACGGACCCGCGGGTGCAGTCCAAGTGGCCCTGCCATGGTCCGGGCCCCTGGCCCGATGAGGCCTGGCGCCAAGGCATGCAGGCCCACGCCGATGAGCTCGGCTCGGTGGGCGAGCGGCTCCTGCGGCTCACCGCGCTGGGCCTGGGCCTGGACATCGACGCGCTCACCACGCTGACGCATGATGGCTGGCACCACATGCGTGTGCTGCGCTTTCCCGCACGCTCCCCCGCCACCACGCGGGGCATCGGCGCCCACACCGACTACGGGATGCTCGTCATCGCCGCGCAGGACGACGTGGGCGGGCTGTACGTGCGGCCCCCCGTCGAAGGTGAGAAGCGGCCCCGCAACTGGCTCCCGCACGAGAGCTCCGCGGGCATGTACGAGCATGACGAGCCCTGGACCTATGTGAAGCCCGTGCCCGGTGTCCTCACCGTGTTCCCGGGCGACATCCTCCAGTTCCTCACGCGAGGCTATCTGCTGTCGACGCCGCACAAGGTCGTGCTCAACACGCGCGAGCGCTTCGCGCTGGCCTACTTCCACGAGCCCCAGTTCGAGGCCTGTGTGCGCCCGCTCTCCGCGCCGACGCGCGACGAGTACATCCACTACGGCACGCACTTCACGAACATGTTCATGCGCTCCTATCCGGACCGCATCACCACCCAGCGCATCCTCGACGAGAGCCGGCTGACGACGCTGTCGTGGCTCCGGCAGGAGGCCGTCCTGCGCACCGCGCCCCTGGAGGCCATGCCCTTCCAGCGCGCGGCGGGCTGACGCTCACCTCAGGGCGTCGTCCAGCCTCGCAGCCGGTACACGACCCGCCCCGCCAGCTCGCGCAGGACGTCCGTACTCTGGGAGAGCGCGGAGGCCCGAGGCACCCAGGTGAGCCTCCGCCCCTCCGTGGCGGGCATCCGCGCGTCCACCGACAGCGTGTCGGGACGCAGCCCCACCGCGGCGAAGCAGCCCGCGGCCCGGGGCATGTGCGCCGCGCTCGTCACCAGGAGCAGCCGCTTCCACCCCCGCTCCTGGATGATGCGCGCGGACTCCACCGCGTTCTCCCGCGTGTTCCGGCTGCGGCCCTCGGTGACGATGCGCTCCGGGGCAATCCCCCAGGCCTGGTACTGGCGCGACAACACGTCCGCCTCCACCACCGGGTCGGGACGCGTATCCAGCGAGCCGCCGGAGATGAGGACCTGGCGCGCGTGGCCCTCGCGCAGCAGGTCGTAGCCGCGCAGCACCCGGTCGGCCGCGGCGTTGAGCTCCAGGCGTCCGGAGCGCTCCATGGCGGACGGGTCCAGCGCGCCCCCCAGGACGATGACTGCGTCATACGTCACGCCCGGCTGGAAGGTGTCCCGCGCGTCCTTCTCCACCGCGTCCGTCAGCAGCGTGGACACCGCATCCGTGGAGAAGAGATAGAGGACCCCAAGCCCCGCCCCCGAGAGGACCCGGGAGAGCCGAGGCCGCCCACGCGCCAGGCCCCCCGCGAGCAGCAGCAGCAGGGTCCACGTGAGCGGCGCCAGGAAGAGGTCCAGCACCTTCGAGAGGAACAGGAACACGCGCCTCCCGCGTCCTTCAGCGCTCTCCCCAGTGGAGCTTCTGCCGGAGGATGGAGAAGTAGGCCACGCGCGGGTTGCGCACCAGGTTGACGCGGTTGGCGGAGCGCACCACCTCGATGCAGTCGCCGCCCTGCAGGCCGTGCCCCGTCTGCCCGTCCAGCGTGAGGTACGTGTCCGCCGTCTCGCTGCGCAGGGTGATGCGGATGACCCGGTCCGCGGGAACGACGATGGAGCGCTGGGTGAGCGCGTGCGAGCAGATGGGCGAGAGCACCGTGCAGTCCACCGAGGGGTGGACGATGGGACCGCCCGCCGACAGCGAGTAGGCGGTGGAGCCCGTGGGCGTGGCGAGGATGACGCCGTCCGCCTTGTACGTGGTGATGGGCACCCCGTCGATGGACGTCTCGTGGTCGGCGATGCGCGCCAGCGCGCCCTTGTTGATGACCACGTCGTTGAGGATTTCGTCCTCGATGAGCACCCGCCCGCCGCGCACCAGCCGGCAAGTGAGCTTCATGCGCGAGTCCACCTGGAAGCGGCCCGCCAGCACCTCGTCCAGCGTGGAGAACAGCTCCTCGACGGGCACCTCCGTCATGAAGCCCAGGCTGCCCAGGTTGACGCCCAGGATGGGGACCCCGCGCCCGCCCAGGAGCCGCGCGGCGTAGATGAGGGTGCCGTCACCGCCCAGCACCACCGTCAGGTCCGCCCGGGCCGCCAGCTCCCGGTCCTCCACCCGAGCCCACCCCAGGACATGCGCCAGCGAGCGGTCCCCCAGCACGGTGAGGTGCGGGTAGCGCTCCCGGATGCGGGCCGCCAGGGCCGCCGCCTCGGGGTTGTCCTTCTTCGCGACGATGACGAGGGTCTGCACGCGCCCCTCTTCATAATCCAGGCGGGCGCCCGGGCGCTCCCAGGATTTGTGGGAGGGCCAGCCCACCGGACAGACGCCCCGGCGCGCAAGCGTCCCGGGCGCTAGGTTTGAGGCTTCCATGGACCTCTTCGAACACGCCGGACAGCAGGAGCAGGCACGCCGGGCGCCGCTCGCGGAGCGGATGCGCCCCCGCACCCTGGACGAGTTCGTGGGCCAGGAGCACCTCACCGCGGAGGGCCGCTTCCTGCGCCGGGCGCTGGAGAGCGACCAGGTCCCCAGCCTCATCCTCTGGGGCCCTCCGGGGACGGGAAAGACGACACTCGCGGGGCTGGTGGCCCGCTCCACGGGCGCCGCCTTCGACTCGGTGTCCGCGGTGCTCGCGGGCGTGAAGGACATCCGCGAGACGGTGGGCCGCGCGCAGGAGCGCTGGAACCTGCATCGCCAGCGCACCTTCCTCTTCATCGACGAAATCCACCGCTTCAACAAGGCACAGCAGGACGCGCTCCTGCCCCACGTGGAGAAGGGCACGGTGACGCTCATCGGCGCCACCACGGAGAACCCCTCGTTCGAGGTCAACGCCGCGCTCCTGTCGCGCTGCCGCGTCATCACGCTGCGCGGGCTGGAGGAGGACGAGCTCGTCTCGCTCCTGCGCCGCGCGGTGGCGGACGAGCGGGGCCTCGCGGGCAAGGTGGAGGTGGAGGACGAGGCGCTGGACTTCCTCGCGGCCTCCGCGGGCGGCGATGCGCGCAAGGCCCTCACGGGGCTGGAGGTGGCGGCGGCCCACGGCGGCGCGCGCGTGGACCGCAAGGCGGCGGAGGAGGCGCTCCAGCAGAAGACGCTGCTCTACGACAAGGGTGGCGAGGAGCACTACAACGTCATCAGCGCCTTCATCAAATCCATGCGCGGCAGCGACGTGGACGGAGCGCTGTACTGGATGGCGCGCATGCTGGAGGCAGGCGAGGACCCCATCTTCCTCTTCCGGCGCATGGTCATCTTCGCCTCGGAGGACATCGGCAACGCGGACCCGCGCGCCTTGAGCGTGGCGGTGGACGCGCTGCGCGCCTTCCAGCTGGTGGGCCTGCCCGAGGGCACGCTGCCCCTCACCCAGGCCGTCACGTACCTGGCGCTGGCGCCCAAGTCGAACGCGGTGCTGACGGCGTATGCCGCCGCGCGCGAGGCCGTGATGAAGGAAGGCGCGCTGCCGGTGCCCCTGCACCTGCGCAACGCGCCGACGAAGCTGATGAAGTCGCTGGGGTACGGGGGCGGCTACAAGTATCCGCACAACTTCGAGGGCCACTACGTCCCGGAGGACTACCTGCCCGAGGCCCTGCGCGCCCGGAGCTTCTACAGCCCGTCCCAGAATGGCGAGGAGGCGAAGCTGTCCGAGCGCTACGAGGACATCCAGCGTCAGCTCGCGGAGCGCCTCCGCGAGCCTGGCGAGGACGGGTGAAGCCTACGACGCGGCCTCCATGGGCTCGGCGGCCTCCGAGTCCTCCTTCAGGACACGGGGCTTCATGGAGCGGCCCGCCACCTCGTACTGCTTGAGCAGGCGGCGGAAGTTGGAGCGGTCCACCCCCGCGGCACGCGCGGCGCTGGAGACGTTCTGGTTGTTCTTCTCCAGGAGCGCGGACAGGTAGCGGCGCTCGAAGGCGCGCATCGCCAGGCGCTTGGCCTGGGCGTACGGCAGGTGCGCCAGGCTGAACACCTCCACCGCCGAGTCGGCCTGGGGCGCCGACTGGAAGCCGGGCGGCAGGTCCTCCACGTCGATGACCTCGTTGCCCGTGAGCACCACGGCGCGCTCGATGACGTTCTCCAGCTCGCGCACGTTGCCCGTCCACCGGTTGCAGGTGAGGGCCTCCATGGCGCGCGGGGAGATGCCCGTCACCTTCTTGTCCGCCTTGGACGCGTACAGCTTCAGGAAGTGGTGCGCGAGCAGCGGCACGTCCTGCGGACGGTCGCGCAGGGGCGGCAGGTCGATGGTGATGACGTTGAGGCGGTAGAACAGGTCCTCGCGGAACTTGCCCTGCTCCTTGGCGCGCGACAGGTCCACGTGCGTGGCGGCGATGACCCGCACGTCCACCTTCACGGGCTCGTTGGCGCCCACGCGCTTGACCTCGCCCTCCTGCAACACGCGCAGCAAGCGCACCTGGGTGGCGGGAGGCACGTCGCCAA
This window contains:
- a CDS encoding isopenicillin N synthase family dioxygenase — translated: MIELETFQLPQSVSGREADIALGLTMVRAWRRDGIFQVRMSPAQVEKSQRAFELSRRFFRQPLEVKARCVSDLTYSGYIASGQELTASEADLSEVFTVCRDVPLTDPRVQSKWPCHGPGPWPDEAWRQGMQAHADELGSVGERLLRLTALGLGLDIDALTTLTHDGWHHMRVLRFPARSPATTRGIGAHTDYGMLVIAAQDDVGGLYVRPPVEGEKRPRNWLPHESSAGMYEHDEPWTYVKPVPGVLTVFPGDILQFLTRGYLLSTPHKVVLNTRERFALAYFHEPQFEACVRPLSAPTRDEYIHYGTHFTNMFMRSYPDRITTQRILDESRLTTLSWLRQEAVLRTAPLEAMPFQRAAG
- a CDS encoding replication-associated recombination protein A, with the translated sequence MDLFEHAGQQEQARRAPLAERMRPRTLDEFVGQEHLTAEGRFLRRALESDQVPSLILWGPPGTGKTTLAGLVARSTGAAFDSVSAVLAGVKDIRETVGRAQERWNLHRQRTFLFIDEIHRFNKAQQDALLPHVEKGTVTLIGATTENPSFEVNAALLSRCRVITLRGLEEDELVSLLRRAVADERGLAGKVEVEDEALDFLAASAGGDARKALTGLEVAAAHGGARVDRKAAEEALQQKTLLYDKGGEEHYNVISAFIKSMRGSDVDGALYWMARMLEAGEDPIFLFRRMVIFASEDIGNADPRALSVAVDALRAFQLVGLPEGTLPLTQAVTYLALAPKSNAVLTAYAAAREAVMKEGALPVPLHLRNAPTKLMKSLGYGGGYKYPHNFEGHYVPEDYLPEALRARSFYSPSQNGEEAKLSERYEDIQRQLAERLREPGEDG
- a CDS encoding NAD(+)/NADH kinase codes for the protein MQTLVIVAKKDNPEAAALAARIRERYPHLTVLGDRSLAHVLGWARVEDRELAARADLTVVLGGDGTLIYAARLLGGRGVPILGVNLGSLGFMTEVPVEELFSTLDEVLAGRFQVDSRMKLTCRLVRGGRVLIEDEILNDVVINKGALARIADHETSIDGVPITTYKADGVILATPTGSTAYSLSAGGPIVHPSVDCTVLSPICSHALTQRSIVVPADRVIRITLRSETADTYLTLDGQTGHGLQGGDCIEVVRSANRVNLVRNPRVAYFSILRQKLHWGER
- a CDS encoding bifunctional UDP-sugar hydrolase/5'-nucleotidase translates to MTTKTALARRGVLLLPLALLLASAPGTSQAAAPAPGTTRLTFLHLADVYQVQPQEHGGRGGLARVSTLRKRVLAESPTPHVLTLLGGDTLSPSVESLLELDGKPLRGRHMVDAWNALGLDLAVLGNHEFDFGDDVLRERIRQSRFPWLGANVTDAKTGALFEGVKAFELRELGGIPVGLFGVVIPETKTTTKAGPDTQFGDVCAAAKDAVAKLRAAGAKVVLGLTHLSLAEDKALARCVKVDALLGGHDHVGAADRSTGTPIFKVHSDALELGRLTVDVDTATGTVRKVSWSLIPVTKKVPEDTAFNEAMQPYHALFARLAEPVGRTPVALDARSTQMRTRETNLGSLVADAFREASGADVALVNGGALRADSVLRAGVLTRRDLHSVMPYTDGLVVMEVPGSTLRAVLENGVSLSREDSRPGRFLQVSGLRFRYDARKPAGQRVLEVAVHGKSLDPAATYRIATLSFLASGKDGYDMLKGLPTTPALKDGRTPLDVLADMFRTGHPAPRAKPEGRITRVDAAGLTPDARRPAPPLK
- a CDS encoding YdcF family protein — translated: MFLFLSKVLDLFLAPLTWTLLLLLAGGLARGRPRLSRVLSGAGLGVLYLFSTDAVSTLLTDAVEKDARDTFQPGVTYDAVIVLGGALDPSAMERSGRLELNAAADRVLRGYDLLREGHARQVLISGGSLDTRPDPVVEADVLSRQYQAWGIAPERIVTEGRSRNTRENAVESARIIQERGWKRLLLVTSAAHMPRAAGCFAAVGLRPDTLSVDARMPATEGRRLTWVPRASALSQSTDVLRELAGRVVYRLRGWTTP